The Sceloporus undulatus isolate JIND9_A2432 ecotype Alabama chromosome 7, SceUnd_v1.1, whole genome shotgun sequence genome segment aaaagaaataagagcaCAGCCTCTCTGACTCAGATTTCCTTCCAACAGAGATCAAACAGATCTGGTGCTATCAGAGGGAAAGGGTCCTTCTGGGGGGCAGGGAGTGGTCCTCAGGGATTTATTCTGGATGAGAAACCTAAAAGGAATTTGCAGatggaaaaacaaagcaaactgaAGCCCAGCAGCAAAGTGCTGGCAATGTGGGGCCTTGGGAGATTCTGCTTCAGACCCTCCAGTTCTCCCCCTTTCCCAAACACCCCACATGGCCTGGGGCCCAGGGCTCCCTGCTGTCTGTGGTTGGTGCTACTCTGGGCCCCCAGAGAAGGGAGAGCTGAGCCCCATGTTTCTGCCCCCTGACCTGGGGGTTCGCAGTACATCTTTCCATGTGCCATCCCTACCAGGTGGCCAGGGAAATAGAAGTGGGGGGGCTTAACTGAGGGTCTGCCTCTGGGCTGGCCTAACCCAGCCGGCTCCTCGTTGCTCTTcttgatctcctcctcctcctgccgaTCACTGAGTGACTGCCATTTTCTCATACTGAGATCTTTCAGGTGGAGTCCTCAATGACTGGTCCCGCATCACCATGAATCCCAGAGTGTTCAAGCTGCACACCCGCAGCGGCGAACTGGAGGTACTGGTGGACGGCACCTACTTCGTCTATAGTCAGGTAGAAGTGAGTACGGTCTGAGGCCTAATGCTCCTTTTCCTGTCACCAAAATTCAAGCAGCTCGGGACCCTGAGCAACGCAAGGCTGGCACCCTGGGACCCTCTTTGGCATCACATTGGTGGGGAACAGTGGGGATAAGGGGCTGGGCATGGGGAGCAAAGGCACTCACATACCCACCACAATGTCTTTGACTATGGCTGGGCCCCAGAGTCACACCTCCTTCACCTCTTGCCCCCAAATGACAAACTGCCCGGGGCAAAGTTCTTGGGGAACACTTTGTCATTCAAAAGTAATTCCCTCCAAGTTTGGGGTAGTTTGATCCCAGAGAAAGCATTCTGTCCCTGTTactaaaaatgcattttcttgcCTAAAAGAGGCCAAAGGACAGGCATTTAAATGGCACACTGCCGTTGCCATTGCCATGCAGATGTCCTGGGAGTGCAGTTTGCCatgaaggcgggggggggggattttttcaTAGTTTCAAAGGGTGCCCACCAAGGTCTGAAGTAGGGCAAAATCTGGGCTCCACCTGAAGGCCTCTCAGTAGCCTTGGCCCCTTTGTTCCAACAGGCAGCCTGGCTCCTGTGAGCGCAGGGGGCACTTGGGGGTCAGGACAGGCAGGGCTCAGGGAAAGAAGGGCCAGACCCCTGGGGCACTCCTGCCCCAATGGCCAATGCACTAGGCCAGCGGGGACACCCCAGGCCCCTCTCAGCTGCTTCCAAAGACCGTATTTGGTTTTAACCTAGTTCCTGCATAGGAAGGCGGGATGGGGCCAACATGGCTGCCCTTTCCCTGCAGGCTCTTCCCTGGGTTTTGAAACAGTGGCTGTTCTGTGAAGGACAAAAGTAGTTCTCCCCAGAAAGAGGGGTTCAGTGGCGGCTGGAGGCAAATCAACCTCCTCCCCCGGGAAGGCCCTCTCATGCCTTCTCACCTGGGGTTAGGAGACTGGCTGGGCCCCAATCCCAAAGTGAGGGGGAGGCGATGGAGCCCCTTCTCTGTCTCCTGAGCTCAAGGGCCCCGCGCCGGGGAAGCAGTGGGGCCAGTGGGGCTGAGGGGAGGGCTGGCCCTGGGCCCCTGGGGCCTCTGCCCCTCCTCCTGCCTCGGAGTGACAGCCGGTGGCCCTCCCTTCCTCAGGTCTACTACATCAACTTCACGGACTTTGCCAGCTACGAAGTGGTGGTGGACGAGAAGCCCTTCCTGCAGTGCACCCGCAGCATCGAGACCGGCAAGACCAACTTCAACACCTGCTACACGGCCGGCGTCTGCCTGCTCCGGGCGCGGCAGAAGATCGCCGTGAAGATGGTCCACGCCGACATCTCCATCAACATGAGCAAACACACCACCTTCCTGGGAGCCATCCGGCTGGGAGACGCGCCCACCTCCTAAAGGACTCAGGCGGCCACagctggcggcagcagcagcagcaggaggaggacacGGAGGAGGACACGGAGGAGGACTCAGCCGACCCggggctgctgccgccgccgccgcccgccAGACAGGAGAGCCGGGGCCAGGAGGCTGGGCGGCTGCCCCGGGCGCAATCCATGGCTTGCTGCCAAGGCAGGGAGGCCGGGAGGAGGCCTCGGGTCGCTGTGGGCGGAGGGCAAGGAAGGACCCCGCATCGCCAGCAAGAACAGCCCCTCTGGGGGGGGCTGGGCAGGCTCCTGGGGAAGGACCACCCCCAAAGGGCAGAAGAGCCAGACTGAAAGGCCGGCCTTGCAAGGAGCGACGGGGGCTCCGGAGCAGCTCTCCCTGCCAGATGCGTCGGTCGCTCCCGGAAGAAACTGGGCCCAGCGAAGCGCCAAATGGGGGCAGGGCAGGGAGGGCAGGGCTGTCCCAAGGGGAGCCCCCGGCGGACCTTGCTTCGGCCAGGCCCCCGCCCTGCCTGCCTGGCCCCAAAGGCCCGCCCGCGGCGTCCCCGGCGGCGAGGCCCTGGCTCCCTGCCTCCCGGAAgcggaagcagcagcagcagcacttccGCCCAGCGAGCGGCTGTACATATATAAATGTCTGTATAAAGTGTACATAAAGCGGTTGTCCCTTTGCAAATAAAGCCCGCCTGACCCGGCctcggcctccctccctccttccttgctcccGGGGGGAGCCTCGCCACCGCCGCCGAGGGATGGAAGAAGGCCCGGGGGGGGCACTGGGCGGGAACCAACGGAGggacgggaggaggaggagggccctgcCCGCCCCTAAGATGGCGGTGGCGGCGCTTCCGGTGGCGCGCGCAGGCGCAGGCGCGGCTTCCGGtggcaagatggcggcggcggcggaggaagaggaaggggcccCCGGCGGCGATGGCGGCTCTGGGCGTCTGTCGGAGCTGCTGGAGTCCGGGTGGCGGCTGCTGGAGGAGGCCGAGGCCGAGGGCGGCAGGGTGGAGGCCCAGCGGAAGGTCCAGCGCGGGATCGCCCTCCTGGAGCGCACCGCACGCGCCGTGGCCGAGCTCCAGCTCTTCAGGTGGGGAGGCGGAGGCACTCTGCACACGCTCCGGAGGCAGGGTCCCTGGGGCCCCAGCCCCCTGCGCCCCTTCCCTTGCCATCTcccctgtctctctgtctctctctctccttcagcgGGAACGAGGAGCTGGAGGAGCTTCCGTCGGCTGACCTGCGCTTCCTGCCGGTGCCGGCGCTGCTGGCCGCCCTGGTGCTGAAGCAGGAGAGCCCTTCCCGGCGCCTGGAGCACCTCCGCCGGGCCCGCGCCCTCTTCCTGCGCTTCCTCCGCCTCTGCCGGGACTACGGCCTCCTTCCCCAGGGACAGATGCCCCCCGAGAGAGACTCCGAGGAGGACTCCGAGGAgccccaggaagaagaagaagaagacccgCTGGAGCCCTCCGCCAGCAGCAGCAATGCCCCCCGCCGCCGCCCGCCCGCCTCCGACCAGGCCGCCTTCCTGGCCATGGCAGCCTCCAGGCGGGCCAAGATCGAAAGGTGAGCGGCAGCCAGTGGGCAGCCGGTCAGTGGCCGGAGGGAGCCCAGCCTCTGGGCCGCCCCGACCCCTTTCGTGTCCCTTCCCTTGGCAGGTACAAGCAGAAGAAGGAGCTGGAGAGCCGGCTGGCCGCCCTGAGGCTGCTGGTGGAGGCCGGCCGGGCCGAGGAGGAGCAGCTGCGGGAGTACTACCTGCTCCAGATCAAGAAGTGGATCGGGATCAGCCTGGAGGAGCTGGAGAGCCTGGACCGGGAGCGGGCCATCCTGGCCCGGAGGGACGCCCTGAAGCAGGTGCCTCacgcaggagggagggagggagggagggagggagggcaggggcgGTTGCGGGTCTCCGGGGAAGCAAAGCCACCTTGGCCccctctgcctccctctctctgGCGCAGACGGGCCCAGAGCCCTCAGCAGCCCCTGCGCCCCCAAAATGGCCACCAACAAGGCCCTTGTCTGCAGGCTCTTCTCCGTTCCTATCATGGCAGTCCTGAAGGAGCCCAGGGTCTGACCCTGGCGCTCATTGCCATCGGACGCAGCACTGGCCACCAAACGTGGATAGCTTCCTCGTGGGGACTGGACAGGGTCATTGGTCCCCGTGGCCCTTGGTGGCCCTCTCCATCAGAGGCCCTCAGGGCCCTTGCTGGCCAGCCTGAGCAGGACCTGAGCCTCCCTGGACGTCCGGTCTGGACACTGCCAGGACTTGGCACTGGACAAGAGGGAGGCCAGCCCAGGTCTGGGGGACTTTCTCCTAGTTTGGGACCCAGGGCTTCTCGCAATGAACCAAGATAAAGTAACAAGCGAATAACCAAAAAAGTCAGCACTCGCCTCAGTTTTCCTGAATAACAGAACTATAATGTTATTCTTCAAAAAGTCCTCCGCTATTGAAATTAAACTGAAATACATGAAAGGGACCCACAATCTTTCCGCTGACTGAGCCCCTCCTTTGttcttttacccccccccccacctgcagGGTTCAGCCACGGAATCCCCCACTCAGCCTCCCAGGCCTCCAATGAAGCCCTTCATCCTCACCCGGGATGCTGCCCAGGCAAAGTACGAGGCTGTGGGATCTGGTTTGGGGAGGCCGGGAAGCGACAACCGGGCACTACTTGGGAGTCAAAGTGGGATGAGGGGAAGGAGACCTGACTAGCACTTTGTTAGCTATCAAGACCGTTCTCAGCCCCTGTCCCTGCCTGTGTTTGTCCATGTCCGCTGCTGCGGTGCCAACTTACCTTTCTTCTTCACCCGGCAGGGTGTTTGGGGCCGGGTACCCCAGCTTGGCAACTATGACGGTGGATGACTGGTATGAGCAACACCGAAAGCACGGAGGCTTGCCAGATCAGGGGATTTCACAAAGATCCTCAGGTATGGGAGAGAAGGGGGTCAGGATGTGCACACACTTTTGTGGGGATGTATGGTTTCTAGTAAGCAGAAGGGCTTACAAGGagtctcagaaagaaagaaagaaaagaaagaaagaaagaaagaaagaaagcctcttGGCTGATTGGTTACTCACTGCCCTGTGGCCAGATGCCACAAAGTTGCTGGCCCACGCGTGGCATTGATGGGTGGCAGCGAAATGGTGTTGAAGTCCAGGCGGCCCCACTTGGTGAGTGAGGCACCAGGGAACATTTGAGGCTGGTGCCCATATCAGTGACATGGGTAGGCCTGATCCTAAATGGAGTGACCCACAAGACAAATAAGTGGGTACCAAATGATATTTCTCTACCCTTCTGCTCATCAGAATATGCCCATTTGCAGAGTCTTCCCCTCCGCAGCCAAGCAGATGGAGCGTGGCAGTGGTTTTAGTGTCATTCGGCTCAACACTCAAAATAACGAAGTGCTCCATTGCAGGAAATGCCTGCGTTTCACTCTTGGTCCCTGGGCCGAGTTTGGCCGGGATTTTGCCTTCAGCCTATTGGTGTATTCAGGCCCGCTCTTGCTTTTGTCTTACAGGCATTACTGAAGAGcaacaggaggaggcagaaggggaaaaagaggaggaaggagatgaagCAGTGCAGAAAGCCCGCCAGTGGGACGAGTGGAAGGACTCGCACCCGAGGGGCTACGGCAACCGGAAGAATATGGGCTGATGGGGGCCCTGGGGATGAGCTGGCAGCCCAGCATCATGCAAAGGACTGAGCCCCCCGTTCCATGGCTCCCTCTCTGGGGGGGACACTGCCAGGGTGGGCTTCTGTGGCAGAAGCGGCAGGTGCCAGGCGCAGGGAGGACAAGGTCTCctgcatctcctcctcctcctaatgtGCTCCTTGATAAGCTGGATGCCTTTCCCTCTGGAAGCACTTTTGGCTGATGTAacttattgttttgttatttaaaaagcaaagtaaaaTGCCTTGATCTGTTCATTGCAGATACTGTTGTCTTTTCTTGACAGGTGTCTCCTCATTTTGGGGCAACACACAAAGCAGGGTCTGAAGCCAGGCCGCTTTTGCCTGGCTGTTTTGGGGGGTCCTATATGGGGTCCagcagagacatggggcgggctTCTCTCCCAGGGCTTCCTTCCTGCCTCTTTCTGAGGGCTGCTCTGGTGGAGGAAGGGAAGCACCAGCTGCTCTTCCTTCTGCCAGAGTGATCCCTCTCAGGGCATTGAATGAGTGGGGGATTTCTTCACACACAGAAGAGGTAtcctccagcccccccccccccaaacccccccctatccctcctcccccccccccccccaagaaggcAATGTGGGGAGGGGATCCCATGGTCCCTTGGAGAGGCACTAGTTGGTTCCCAGAGGGCCAGTGGAGCCCTACTGTTCTTCATCCCCAGCAGAAGAGTATTAGGGGAGCTGGATCCTCACCTCCGGAGCTCAAGCTAAAATGAACCCGTTTCCCTTGAAGGGCTTTTTATGCTGAAAGAGACTAGTGGGGCTTTCTCTGAGGAAGCccctctgcctttccttcttGGTCGCTCTGTGTTGCCCTTGTGACAAACCCGCCTTGGCAGAGGGGCACATTCCacgcctccctctctctctctctctctctctctctctctaaatacccccaggcagagagagagagagagagagagggccagGCAACATCTGCCTGGCCCTGCCCCTTGGAGGAGCCCCTCTTCTGCACACTCCCAGCCCTGAGGCCCCAGGAGAAAGCCAGGCTGGGTCCctggccctcccctccctccctccctccctctccgtGGCCGGGCTTAAAAGCGGCCGAGAGGGCGAAGGCCAAGCAAAGGCTGCCCTGGCAGAGAGGGCAGGGGGCCCGACATCATGAAAACCCTCATCGCCGCCTATTCCCAGAACCGGAGCGGTAAGGAAAGGCCCCGGGGGAAGGGCGGGGGCGGCTCGGGGGCCTTTAGCGCCAGCGGTGCTACTTTCAGAACCATTTTCGGGACTTTGGGGGCCTGTGAGTGCcccagacagagagagagagagaaggggcgggggggggggggggggtcgaggCCTGGGGTGCCCCCTCCGAGGCAGCGCTGCCCCCTGGCCCTGGCTCCACAGCCGGGGTTTGGGCTGAGCTCCCCGCTGCGCCCTCCTCTGCGGAAGGGCCAAAGCTCATCCCTCCGTCCGCCGGTTAATGATTCACGCGGCGGAGTCGGAGCAGGGCAGCCGGGGGTCAAGGCTGCTGTTCCCCGCCGACGGACCTTGGCCTGAGCAGGGACTCCCACCGGTCGCCCCCCGGCCAGGCGGAGGCCGGGGCAGGAGACCAAGGCGGAGCCGGAGGGGCGAGGAGGGCAGGAGTTGCAGAAGTGGCCACGGAAGAGCTGCCGTTGGGGCGGGCTAGGAAGCGGTGGCTTCCGCTGCTTCGTGTCCCAAATGTTGGTATGCCAGCCTTCCTCTGAAGAGCTCGGGGCAGGTTTCCCAGGGCGCTCTCGCCCTCGGTGCAGCCTTCCGTCCTTGGAGCCAGAGCCACGGTTGGAGTGTTGCCATTGGTCAGAAACTGTGCCTCAGCGGCCTTCCGAAGCTGTCAGTCTGTCTCCGTTATCCTCCCGGGAGGAGCCCTGGGGGCGAGGGACCTACCGAGAAAGTGCTGGCAAAGCAAACAGTGCCGTCCTGCCTTGCCAGCAGACTCGGGCCAGCAGCTGTGCTTTTGAAGCCTGAAAGGGGTCCTGCCCCATGACACCCCACTCCTCGGTCTCCTTTGGGCCCAGGACGCTGACCCAGGGCTGCTTGGGCGCTAGTCCCGCTGCCTCTTAGcttggcatggggggggggcggtgaAAAATCGGGGCAGCTGCCCTTGAGACTGGCCTGAGGCAGAGGGTGGGCACAGGCCCTGCCCCCTGGCCCTGGCATGGCGCAGGCTGTCTCTGGGTTGGAAGGGGAACCGGGTGGGAGGCTCGGCTCCCCGGGCATTTCTGGGATTGGCCTtcaggaggaggcggcgggggcGGCAGCTGGTGGGTGCCAGCTGAGCCAACGCCGAGGGCGACCTGACCAGGAGCTGAAGGCCACATGGCAGCCCTCTTTGTGCCCACAGGGAGCCACGCCAACCTCCGGGAtgccctccgccgccgcctcctggCCGGTCCCCGGTGGCCCTCGGAGGGGCAGGTCCAGGCCTGCCTCCAGCTGCTGTCGGTTCTGCAATGGATCCTCAGCTTCCTCCTGATGGGTGAGTGAGTGGGGCAGAAAATGCCCCTGCGGAGGGCAGGTTGGAGGAGGACCCTAGGGGCCCCTGTCCGGCTTCCAGTAGGCCGTGCTCAGGCACGGGGCCCTGGCTCCCAGCGGGCCACATGGCTGCCGATGCTGTTGGGCTGAGGATGGTTCCTGCAACCCCCGCTGCCCTTGGCAAGGCTACCCAGAGGCTGCAtggcagctgcagtccagcaacgcCGAGCGCCTCGCAGGACCAGCGGGGTCCGTTTCTGCCTCCTTCGTGTCCCCCAAGAGGCATGGCTGCCCTGCTGGTGACGGTAACCTTATCTGCTGCTGTACAGCTATGTGTGCTCGCAGTCCCAGTCCGCCGTCTCGCCAAGCCTGGCCCAGGCACAAGGCTCTGCAGGCTTCGGGGGCAGGAGGCACAGGAGGCCCGGacttgtggggaggaggaggagccctcgTGGGTCTCCCGCCTGAGAAGCCCCCCCCAGGGATCCCTGGCCGTCTGGGGGGGACTATCCTCTGTTCCCAGGCTGGGCGTTGAGGGATCGGCCCCAAGGGCCCCAGTTAGAAGCTCCTGGCAGCACACTGCGGGGCCCAGTGGGGTTCCCCGGGGCCGGGTCTGCCCCGGTGCTGCTCTCCCTGACAGCCGGCGGACGGAGACAGGCTGGCCCTTTGGGGGGGGAAGTTTTGAGGGGCCTGATCCTGGGCAAGAGGAGGTGGGGGGCGCCCTGACAGCGGTTGTCCTTCCCAGGTTTGGCGGTCCTGCTTCTCCTCACCTACCTGGTCTTCACCATCTTCTGGCCAATTTCCGCCCTCTACCTGGCCTGGCTGATTTTCGACTGGGAAACCCCTGAGAGAGGTAAGGCCAGCCCCCCCTCCTTTAAAGGGCTGCGGGGCCGGGGGGGGTCTGGTTTTTGGGGGCACTATCCTAAGTACTCCCTGCAGGCATAGAGAAAGAGACTCGTGTTTGGATGGCAGGGGCCACATCCCCTCCAGAGAGTCCCACAGAAACTCCAAGGCGGAGCGGGATGGCAGTCATGAGAAAGGAATGATGGACGAAGGCGGTGTTAAAAGTATCTTAGaatccccttttctttttaaaataatcaaaaccaaGCAAACGATGCTCAAGGCCAGCCTTGAAATCTGCCTCCTCCAACTGCCTctgctttctgcttccct includes the following:
- the IGBP1 gene encoding immunoglobulin-binding protein 1, which produces MAVAALPVARAGAGAASGGKMAAAAEEEEGAPGGDGGSGRLSELLESGWRLLEEAEAEGGRVEAQRKVQRGIALLERTARAVAELQLFSGNEELEELPSADLRFLPVPALLAALVLKQESPSRRLEHLRRARALFLRFLRLCRDYGLLPQGQMPPERDSEEDSEEPQEEEEEDPLEPSASSSNAPRRRPPASDQAAFLAMAASRRAKIERYKQKKELESRLAALRLLVEAGRAEEEQLREYYLLQIKKWIGISLEELESLDRERAILARRDALKQGSATESPTQPPRPPMKPFILTRDAAQAKVFGAGYPSLATMTVDDWYEQHRKHGGLPDQGISQRSSGITEEQQEEAEGEKEEEGDEAVQKARQWDEWKDSHPRGYGNRKNMG